From the Cohaesibacter sp. ES.047 genome, one window contains:
- a CDS encoding glycosyltransferase family 4 protein, giving the protein MILITAQAFPPRTGGIQNLLAGTAESIARAGYEVLVLADDGKDARTWAKGANLPYKVEWFSGPRPIRRWRKARRVMQLAKDNSIEGLFADTWKSLELLRPPFPFPIVTWAHGNEFPNVSGKAERIKAALSKADHIVFNSQETKDRAKAFTPETVPSSIVNPPIFEAVEPMAEDEGRVEAIWGSHSPRLLSTCRLIDWKGLDQAIAAMPAILLDHPQAKLAIAGIGNDLDRLQALVKNLDVEDHVEFLGWIEDSTKTALYRSADLFLQPGRQIVEEREGYGITYVEAALQGLPAISGDAGGAPEAIVDGKSGLVVDATVTGNVSEAVLTVLGDKTRHKDMRVAAKAHGTACLWRNRITQILAPFGLEPRAEKPVHDVNRVAT; this is encoded by the coding sequence ATGATCCTTATCACTGCACAGGCATTTCCTCCCAGAACCGGTGGCATCCAGAATTTGCTGGCCGGGACGGCGGAGTCTATCGCCCGGGCAGGCTATGAGGTACTGGTATTGGCAGATGACGGAAAGGATGCGCGCACATGGGCCAAAGGTGCCAATCTACCCTATAAGGTGGAGTGGTTCTCCGGCCCCCGTCCAATCCGCCGCTGGCGCAAAGCACGGCGCGTGATGCAGCTTGCCAAAGACAACAGCATCGAAGGGTTGTTTGCGGACACGTGGAAAAGCCTCGAGCTTCTCCGCCCCCCGTTTCCCTTTCCGATCGTAACTTGGGCGCATGGCAACGAGTTTCCCAATGTGAGCGGCAAGGCCGAACGCATCAAGGCAGCGCTGTCAAAGGCTGATCACATCGTCTTCAATTCGCAGGAAACCAAGGATAGGGCCAAGGCTTTCACACCCGAAACGGTTCCATCCAGCATCGTCAACCCGCCGATTTTCGAGGCGGTGGAGCCGATGGCGGAAGACGAAGGCCGCGTTGAGGCGATCTGGGGATCCCATTCTCCACGCCTTCTGAGCACCTGCCGCCTGATCGACTGGAAGGGCCTTGATCAGGCCATTGCCGCGATGCCCGCCATCCTTCTAGATCATCCTCAAGCCAAACTGGCCATTGCCGGTATTGGCAATGATCTGGACCGTCTTCAGGCTTTGGTGAAAAATCTCGATGTCGAGGATCATGTCGAGTTTCTGGGCTGGATCGAGGATTCGACCAAAACAGCGCTTTATCGCAGTGCCGACCTTTTCCTGCAGCCAGGACGCCAGATTGTCGAGGAGCGGGAAGGTTACGGCATTACCTACGTCGAAGCAGCGCTTCAGGGGTTGCCCGCCATCAGTGGCGACGCCGGAGGCGCTCCCGAAGCGATCGTCGACGGCAAGAGCGGTTTGGTGGTCGATGCAACGGTGACGGGCAACGTTTCGGAAGCCGTACTCACCGTGCTGGGCGACAAAACCCGGCATAAAGACATGCGTGTGGCTGCCAAGGCACACGGCACGGCATGTCTCTGGCGCAACCGGATCACGCAGATTCTTGCACCGTTTGGCCTTGAGCCGCGAGCAGAAAAGCCGGTACATGATGTTAACAGGGTAGCGACCTAA